A genome region from Pelorhabdus rhamnosifermentans includes the following:
- a CDS encoding 2-phosphosulfolactate phosphatase: protein MKVDVAFLPKDITQGDLSGTVCIVLDIFRATTSIVTAMANGCEAIIPVVSLEKAHEAAKKLGTVLMAGERKSIKIDGFDFGNSPFEFSSDKVKNQQIVMTTTNGTIAIHAATGAFYTLIGSFNNAEAVCRKAQAYGKNILIVCAGTDHTFSLEDSLCAGLLVEILSSSGQHKVELNDSARGAWVMYQAAKDHVVDVAIQSRNGQRLVELAKESEVEYCLRKNIVNVVPAYKDHRIVLTE from the coding sequence ATGAAAGTTGACGTAGCTTTTTTACCAAAAGACATTACACAGGGGGATCTTTCTGGTACGGTATGTATTGTATTGGATATATTCCGTGCAACAACAAGTATTGTAACGGCCATGGCGAACGGATGCGAAGCCATTATTCCAGTTGTATCACTGGAAAAGGCGCACGAAGCTGCTAAAAAACTTGGTACTGTACTTATGGCAGGCGAGAGAAAGTCAATTAAAATTGATGGGTTTGATTTTGGTAATTCGCCTTTTGAATTTTCTTCAGATAAGGTTAAAAATCAGCAAATTGTTATGACGACAACAAATGGAACGATTGCGATTCACGCCGCGACTGGGGCATTTTACACGTTGATTGGTTCGTTTAATAATGCCGAGGCTGTTTGCCGGAAGGCACAAGCTTATGGAAAAAATATTCTTATTGTCTGTGCAGGTACAGACCATACCTTTTCATTGGAAGATAGTCTTTGCGCGGGTTTGCTTGTTGAAATTTTGTCGAGTTCGGGCCAACATAAGGTTGAATTGAATGATTCAGCACGTGGTGCCTGGGTTATGTATCAAGCAGCTAAAGATCATGTAGTGGACGTGGCGATTCAAAGCAGGAATGGTCAGCGTTTAGTGGAACTCGCTAAAGAATCAGAAGTGGAATATTGTTTGCGAAAAAATATTGTGAACGTAGTACCGGCGTATAAGGACCATCGTATTGTTCTTACCGAATAA
- the proC gene encoding pyrroline-5-carboxylate reductase, whose product MNHILGFIGSGNIGQAMLGGVLKAKLLDNSQIIVSDVDQQKLEFVHNTYGIKTTDDSRVLAAEADVIILAIKPGIYDVVLHSIKDLINKHQIIVTIAAGKSMADVESIIGADTKIVRAMPNTPALVNEGMTGLCCNANVSAAELQEIKVIFESFGQAEIISEALIDTVVGIGSSSPAYVFMFIEALADGGVRGGMSRNTAYKFAAQAVLGSAKMVLETGLHPGALKDMVCSPGGTTIESVASLENDGFRSAVIKAVKVCTDKSKLLSSK is encoded by the coding sequence ATGAATCATATACTCGGATTTATTGGCTCAGGGAATATAGGACAAGCCATGTTAGGTGGAGTCTTAAAAGCCAAACTGTTAGATAATAGTCAAATTATTGTATCAGATGTCGACCAGCAAAAATTAGAATTTGTACACAATACTTATGGGATCAAAACGACGGATGATTCAAGAGTATTAGCGGCAGAGGCGGATGTTATTATTTTGGCAATTAAGCCTGGCATATATGATGTCGTGTTACATTCGATTAAGGATCTCATTAATAAGCACCAAATTATTGTGACCATTGCTGCTGGTAAAAGTATGGCAGATGTAGAATCAATTATTGGGGCAGATACCAAAATTGTGAGAGCAATGCCAAATACTCCAGCTTTAGTTAATGAAGGAATGACAGGATTATGCTGCAATGCAAACGTTTCTGCTGCTGAGTTGCAGGAAATCAAGGTGATTTTCGAAAGTTTTGGTCAAGCCGAAATCATTTCTGAAGCCTTGATTGATACTGTCGTCGGCATTGGAAGCTCCTCTCCTGCTTATGTTTTTATGTTTATTGAAGCTTTAGCTGATGGCGGAGTGAGAGGCGGAATGTCAAGGAATACTGCTTATAAATTTGCGGCACAAGCTGTTTTGGGGTCTGCTAAAATGGTGCTTGAAACAGGTCTCCATCCAGGAGCGCTTAAAGATATGGTTTGTTCACCAGGCGGTACAACTATTGAATCAGTAGCGTCACTTGAAAATGATGGTTTTAGGTCTGCCGTGATTAAAGCAGTCAAGGTTTGCACGGATAAATCAAAATTACTAAGTAGTAAATAA
- a CDS encoding M24 family metallopeptidase: MEKELLAYMEKEGLDGFFIATKANVRYISGFTGADSYLLITREKYYFITDPRYTEQAGMECPAYELYVWRGAGKTVGDAVGCLAERHNLKHIGFEGGAMSYTQYNDFSKVIQAELVSTTDVIEKMRSIKTPQEIEYQRAACEIACRAFARIIKDIRVGVTEKELAAKLSFYMVMEGADTQPYGNILISGARTSLLHGIPSSKAVEYGDLVLMDFGCQYNSYMSDMTRTVVVGKASAKQREIYDLEKRMVEDSLAAMKAGVPLSDVYKESIKAIEGTAYFDYHYSGIGHGIGLFVHEIPFMGPNSDQVLEAGNVRTIEPGIYIPNWGGIRIEDQILITDDGYENLISTTHDLIEL, from the coding sequence ATGGAAAAAGAGTTGCTTGCATATATGGAGAAAGAGGGACTGGATGGATTTTTCATCGCAACGAAGGCAAATGTGCGCTATATCAGCGGGTTTACAGGAGCTGATTCTTATCTTCTGATTACGAGGGAAAAATATTATTTTATTACTGATCCCCGCTATACCGAACAGGCTGGCATGGAGTGTCCGGCTTATGAACTTTATGTCTGGCGTGGCGCGGGTAAGACCGTGGGCGATGCCGTCGGCTGCTTGGCAGAAAGGCATAATCTTAAACATATCGGATTTGAGGGCGGTGCAATGAGTTATACCCAGTACAATGATTTCAGCAAGGTCATTCAGGCTGAACTTGTCTCAACTACCGATGTGATTGAAAAGATGCGCTCAATAAAAACTCCCCAGGAAATCGAATATCAGCGGGCGGCTTGTGAAATCGCCTGCCGGGCTTTTGCTAGAATTATCAAGGATATTCGCGTGGGTGTTACCGAAAAAGAACTTGCTGCTAAGTTGTCTTTCTATATGGTTATGGAAGGTGCTGATACGCAGCCTTATGGCAATATCCTGATTTCGGGAGCCAGGACTTCCCTCTTGCATGGCATTCCGTCCAGTAAAGCGGTGGAGTACGGTGATTTGGTGCTTATGGATTTCGGCTGTCAGTATAACAGTTATATGTCTGATATGACCAGAACCGTGGTTGTCGGCAAGGCGAGCGCCAAACAGCGGGAAATATACGACCTGGAAAAACGAATGGTAGAAGATTCACTGGCTGCAATGAAAGCGGGTGTACCGCTTAGCGACGTGTATAAAGAATCAATCAAGGCAATTGAAGGTACTGCTTATTTCGACTACCATTACTCTGGAATCGGGCATGGAATTGGTCTTTTTGTACATGAAATTCCATTTATGGGTCCGAACAGCGACCAGGTTTTGGAAGCTGGCAATGTTCGCACCATTGAGCCGGGTATTTATATTCCAAATTGGGGCGGCATCCGGATCGAGGATCAGATTCTTATAACAGACGATGGCTATGAGAATCTGATTAGTACTACGCATGATTTGATCGAACTGTAG
- a CDS encoding amidohydrolase family protein — protein sequence MIILARNLITGDGVTLLKDGAVAISKGKIRDVGSAREVTARHPGESMVDYGEATILPGLFDMHVHLGYYYSQPDLDNYDDFMIAYYAAKQARIALNLGITTVRDLSSPHNLCKQLRLAGEKDYTTVPRIIHTDAGICMTGGHGHTDGIEEVDGADNIRSAIRRQHRDGADWIKLLTSHRSNIPEFTQEELNAAVDECHRRNIKTAVHAGTQPSIEMCIDAGFDTIEHGTFMTVEQAEKMVKNGQAWTPTITAYTYLYEYCRKIEAEGGDLSNPVAATAAKDCAYFQPAAWAYRDNFKKLCATGVTVLAGSDMVLYGAPPLPINQELGYMVAYGITPLEAIRTATVNPARVLGLEDVTGQLAEGLEADILVVEGDVAKDITALKDVKSVYLGGKEVYGGH from the coding sequence ATGATTATTTTAGCGCGAAATTTGATTACTGGCGATGGTGTGACCTTGTTGAAAGATGGCGCAGTTGCCATATCCAAGGGGAAAATCCGGGACGTGGGGTCGGCCCGAGAGGTAACGGCCCGCCATCCCGGCGAAAGTATGGTAGATTACGGGGAGGCCACCATTCTTCCGGGCTTGTTTGATATGCATGTGCATTTGGGTTATTATTACAGTCAACCTGATCTTGATAACTACGATGATTTTATGATTGCTTATTACGCTGCTAAGCAGGCTAGAATTGCTCTTAACTTAGGAATCACTACCGTTCGGGATCTTAGCTCGCCCCACAATTTGTGCAAGCAGTTGCGTTTGGCGGGAGAAAAGGACTATACTACGGTTCCGCGGATTATTCATACTGACGCCGGCATTTGTATGACGGGTGGTCATGGTCATACTGATGGGATTGAAGAGGTTGACGGAGCCGATAATATCCGTTCAGCTATTCGCCGCCAGCATCGGGACGGGGCTGACTGGATTAAGCTGCTGACGAGTCACCGTTCTAATATCCCAGAATTTACACAGGAAGAATTGAATGCAGCGGTAGATGAATGTCATCGTCGCAACATTAAGACCGCTGTTCATGCTGGCACCCAGCCGTCTATTGAGATGTGCATCGATGCTGGTTTTGACACAATTGAGCATGGTACGTTTATGACGGTAGAGCAGGCTGAAAAAATGGTGAAAAATGGTCAAGCTTGGACGCCGACGATTACCGCTTATACATATCTGTACGAATACTGCCGAAAGATCGAAGCAGAAGGTGGCGATCTTTCCAATCCGGTAGCCGCCACTGCTGCCAAAGATTGTGCCTATTTTCAGCCGGCCGCCTGGGCCTATCGGGATAATTTTAAAAAACTGTGTGCTACTGGCGTCACCGTGCTTGCTGGCAGCGATATGGTCCTTTATGGTGCGCCGCCGCTGCCAATTAACCAGGAATTGGGCTATATGGTAGCGTACGGTATCACGCCGCTGGAGGCAATTCGTACGGCAACTGTGAATCCCGCCAGAGTGCTTGGTTTGGAAGATGTTACTGGACAGTTGGCCGAAGGCTTGGAAGCCGATATTCTGGTTGTCGAGGGCGATGTTGCTAAGGATATTACTGCGCTCAAAGATGTCAAATCCGTTTATCTTGGCGGCAAAGAGGTTTATGGGGGGCACTAA
- a CDS encoding aldehyde dehydrogenase family protein: MSNGYFQITLPENEPVKGYLPGSPERAALKAELDRQLANPIEVPMIIGGKEIRSGNKAKMICPHDHQKVLGEYYIAGEAELLRAIEAAEAAKAEWENMSWEHRATIFLKAADLLTGKYRAKLAAACMLGQSKNPYQAEIDVICELADFLRFNPYYVQEIYKQQPNNSAGVWNRVEYRALDGFVAAITPFNFTSIGGNLPTAPAMVGNTVLWKPSSTAVLSNYYFMQILIEAGLPAGVINFVPCKGVDFGKVVVSHPKMAGFHFTGSTAVFNGIWNQVGANIDKYVTYPRLVGETGGKDFIFVHESADIEALTCAIVLGAFEYQGQKC, encoded by the coding sequence ATGAGCAATGGATATTTTCAAATTACACTTCCAGAAAATGAGCCTGTAAAAGGTTACCTGCCAGGATCACCCGAAAGAGCTGCTTTAAAGGCTGAACTTGACAGACAATTAGCTAACCCAATTGAAGTACCGATGATTATTGGTGGCAAAGAAATTCGTTCAGGGAATAAAGCAAAGATGATTTGTCCCCATGATCATCAAAAAGTACTTGGTGAATATTATATAGCTGGTGAAGCAGAGCTTCTTAGGGCAATCGAAGCAGCTGAAGCAGCAAAAGCAGAATGGGAAAACATGTCTTGGGAGCATCGAGCTACTATTTTCTTAAAAGCAGCCGATTTATTAACAGGAAAATACCGCGCCAAATTAGCTGCGGCTTGTATGCTTGGACAAAGCAAAAATCCTTACCAAGCAGAAATCGATGTTATCTGTGAATTGGCTGATTTCCTGCGCTTTAATCCTTACTATGTACAAGAAATTTACAAGCAGCAGCCCAACAACAGTGCGGGTGTTTGGAATCGTGTTGAATATCGGGCCCTTGATGGTTTTGTGGCTGCGATTACGCCGTTCAACTTTACGTCCATTGGTGGTAACCTGCCTACAGCTCCCGCGATGGTTGGCAATACTGTTTTGTGGAAACCATCATCAACAGCTGTACTATCCAACTACTATTTCATGCAAATCCTTATCGAAGCGGGTTTGCCTGCAGGAGTTATCAACTTTGTACCTTGTAAAGGTGTTGACTTCGGTAAAGTTGTCGTCAGTCATCCCAAGATGGCAGGCTTCCACTTTACAGGTTCTACTGCTGTATTCAACGGGATTTGGAATCAAGTCGGTGCCAACATTGACAAGTATGTTACTTATCCTCGCCTTGTGGGTGAGACGGGTGGTAAAGACTTTATTTTTGTTCACGAATCAGCCGATATTGAAGCCCTTACCTGTGCCATCGTTTTGGGTGCATTCGAATACCAGGGGCAAAAGTGTT
- a CDS encoding peptide MFS transporter, which translates to MSNREVEAIDFSQDKSFIGHPKGMATTSFMALAQAFGNYGMSAILIYYLYESASKGGLGFSQANAAQFVSVYGSLSFMAGIVGGYVADRLIGIRKALYINYGVKTIGYLMLAFPGGPALYFASQCCLLVASMCAGTSLYALAGKLYNKTDGRRDSGFSIMYIMNNVGAVAPVITGTIALMLNYHAGFLFAAAIQGLGLAVYAVTANKVFGTAGMEPDDAAPASEKKGLILKIVAFLVALIVIIGGLFKTGTLTPTSFCNSISAISIFIPACYLFIIITSKKTSREEARRIGPFIWIFVCNCFAQMIWWQSTSILAIYAAERVNLNFLGFTMTPASFQTVPAIQAVIFGSVCSWLWIKLGNKQPSTPLKFGIGTIFWGLGPLFMVIPFLLYPADVKVSPMWLIVFYCLIIWGEAMTSPVGMAAASAVAPKAFTAQMMTVWQLSQATGAGLSSLAVNFYQVGHEAEYFTGIGLVTCLVGLSLWIFHKKAAARLLGTNVNA; encoded by the coding sequence ATGAGCAACAGAGAAGTTGAAGCAATTGACTTTTCCCAGGATAAAAGTTTTATAGGGCATCCCAAAGGGATGGCAACAACGTCTTTCATGGCGCTGGCACAGGCATTTGGCAACTATGGCATGAGTGCCATTCTGATCTACTATCTCTATGAATCAGCGTCAAAAGGGGGGCTTGGATTTAGCCAGGCTAATGCCGCACAATTTGTTAGTGTATACGGCTCATTGTCATTTATGGCAGGCATTGTCGGAGGATATGTGGCCGATCGCCTTATTGGTATACGCAAGGCTTTATACATTAATTATGGAGTGAAGACAATCGGTTACCTTATGTTGGCTTTTCCAGGTGGTCCGGCGCTATATTTTGCCAGCCAATGCTGCCTATTGGTGGCATCCATGTGTGCAGGCACTAGCCTTTATGCTTTGGCCGGTAAGCTTTACAACAAGACTGACGGCCGTCGGGACAGCGGTTTCAGCATTATGTACATCATGAACAATGTTGGTGCTGTCGCTCCAGTGATTACAGGTACCATCGCGCTTATGCTGAATTATCATGCCGGGTTTTTATTCGCAGCGGCTATTCAGGGGCTTGGTCTTGCCGTCTATGCGGTGACTGCCAACAAAGTATTTGGTACTGCCGGTATGGAACCGGATGACGCCGCTCCAGCCAGCGAGAAAAAAGGGCTTATTTTAAAAATAGTGGCATTTTTGGTGGCCTTGATCGTGATTATTGGCGGTCTGTTTAAGACGGGTACTCTTACTCCAACCTCATTTTGCAACAGCATCAGTGCGATTAGCATTTTTATTCCTGCTTGCTATCTCTTCATCATTATTACCAGTAAAAAAACTTCCCGGGAAGAAGCAAGACGGATTGGACCGTTTATTTGGATATTCGTTTGCAACTGTTTTGCTCAGATGATCTGGTGGCAGTCTACTTCCATTTTAGCCATTTATGCTGCTGAGCGCGTGAACCTCAATTTCTTGGGTTTTACGATGACGCCAGCTTCTTTCCAAACGGTTCCCGCAATTCAGGCGGTCATCTTTGGCAGTGTGTGTAGCTGGCTTTGGATTAAACTGGGCAACAAGCAGCCTTCAACTCCATTAAAATTTGGTATTGGCACAATTTTCTGGGGACTCGGTCCACTGTTTATGGTTATTCCATTTCTTCTCTATCCGGCGGATGTCAAAGTAAGTCCAATGTGGCTGATTGTATTCTATTGTTTGATTATTTGGGGCGAAGCGATGACCTCACCAGTTGGTATGGCTGCTGCCAGTGCAGTAGCTCCCAAAGCATTTACTGCGCAAATGATGACCGTATGGCAGTTGAGTCAGGCCACTGGTGCCGGCTTAAGCTCGTTGGCTGTCAATTTTTATCAAGTCGGCCACGAAGCTGAGTATTTTACGGGCATCGGATTGGTAACCTGTCTTGTCGGACTTTCACTCTGGATTTTTCACAAAAAGGCAGCGGCGCGGCTTTTGGGTACAAACGTGAATGCTTAG
- a CDS encoding LysR family transcriptional regulator: MTFSKYEIFNTVVELGNLTRTAEKLNLTQSGVSYAISSLESELGISLLKRNRSGISLTSNGERILVHIQRILKDNELLQQELTAIKRINTGTIRIGTLSSVSTQWLPGILSCFHTTYPLIEIKTYLGCYDEISTWISNGTIDFGFTSLPTAKPFDTMPLKKDKLVVLLPPNHPLQDQKIITFDQLSNEHFIMPQWGIDDNIKRTLIENKVKLKINYELMEERTILAMVQMGLGISILPELILVNIPNDIHLVDLEQPTYRILGIAALSLKDKSPATKKFITCMRSWLHDHDFLDFK, from the coding sequence GTGACTTTTTCAAAATATGAGATATTCAATACCGTCGTTGAACTTGGCAATTTAACCAGAACTGCCGAAAAACTGAATCTAACACAATCCGGTGTAAGCTATGCAATTTCTAGCCTTGAATCGGAATTAGGAATTTCTTTACTCAAAAGAAATCGTTCAGGTATAAGCTTAACAAGCAATGGAGAACGCATTCTAGTACACATTCAGAGAATTCTAAAAGACAATGAACTTTTACAACAAGAATTAACTGCTATTAAACGCATTAATACCGGTACCATTCGCATAGGAACTTTGTCTAGCGTTTCTACGCAATGGCTGCCCGGAATTTTATCATGCTTTCATACAACCTATCCTCTCATTGAAATAAAAACTTACCTAGGCTGCTATGATGAAATAAGCACGTGGATATCAAATGGTACGATCGACTTTGGCTTTACTTCATTACCAACTGCTAAACCTTTTGATACGATGCCTTTAAAAAAAGACAAATTAGTTGTACTCCTGCCCCCTAACCATCCACTGCAAGATCAAAAGATCATCACCTTTGATCAACTTAGTAACGAACACTTCATTATGCCGCAGTGGGGTATAGATGATAATATAAAACGCACTTTAATCGAAAATAAAGTAAAACTAAAAATCAACTATGAATTGATGGAAGAACGAACGATATTAGCCATGGTGCAAATGGGATTAGGCATCAGTATTCTTCCTGAATTGATTCTGGTTAATATACCAAATGATATTCACTTAGTAGATTTAGAACAACCAACTTATCGTATCCTAGGAATCGCAGCTCTTTCTCTAAAAGATAAATCCCCCGCTACAAAGAAATTCATTACATGTATGCGTTCATGGTTACACGATCATGACTTTCTGGATTTTAAATAA
- a CDS encoding response regulator transcription factor, whose product MNKTILIVDDELRIRKLVADFLIREDYNILEADNGRLALDILFDHKVDLVILDVMLPEQNGWTVCKEIRKKSNIPVIMLTAKGEEVDQLLAFEIGADEYVTKPFSPKILTARVTALFRRMEGDKKNIDEGLAIDTEARQVLLNEHSLHLSPTEYELFNYLIENKGKALSREQILNHVWNYDYFGDLRTVDTHINRLRTKLGTKSTLIQTLRGYGYKFEATK is encoded by the coding sequence ATGAATAAAACCATATTAATAGTAGATGATGAACTACGAATAAGAAAACTTGTTGCTGATTTTTTGATTCGCGAAGATTATAACATACTCGAAGCAGATAATGGGCGTCTAGCTTTAGACATTCTATTCGACCATAAGGTGGATCTCGTTATTTTAGATGTCATGCTACCAGAACAAAACGGCTGGACCGTATGCAAAGAGATCCGAAAAAAAAGCAATATTCCCGTAATCATGCTTACCGCAAAAGGTGAAGAAGTAGATCAGCTGCTTGCCTTCGAAATTGGCGCTGATGAATATGTCACAAAACCATTTAGTCCGAAAATCCTGACAGCACGCGTAACCGCACTATTTCGCCGCATGGAAGGAGATAAGAAAAATATTGATGAGGGATTAGCCATTGATACAGAAGCCCGACAAGTCTTACTCAATGAACATTCCCTCCATTTAAGTCCCACCGAATATGAACTGTTTAACTACCTAATTGAAAATAAAGGGAAAGCCTTAAGTCGTGAACAAATTCTCAATCATGTCTGGAACTATGACTACTTTGGCGACCTTCGAACAGTTGATACTCATATCAACCGGCTCAGAACCAAGTTAGGAACCAAAAGTACCTTAATTCAAACACTGAGAGGCTACGGCTACAAATTTGAGGCAACTAAATGA
- a CDS encoding response regulator transcription factor: MNFLLKKDTVVGDEKDPHVLLSLREREVLKRIVYGYSLTEIAEELSISVKTVETYKSRVMDKLNISKKSGLVAYALQ, encoded by the coding sequence TTGAATTTTTTGTTGAAAAAAGATACAGTAGTAGGGGATGAGAAAGATCCTCATGTTCTTCTCAGCTTACGGGAGCGCGAGGTACTCAAGCGGATTGTTTATGGCTATTCCTTAACAGAGATTGCCGAAGAGCTTTCTATTAGTGTAAAGACTGTTGAAACCTATAAGTCAAGAGTTATGGATAAACTCAATATTTCCAAAAAAAGTGGTTTAGTCGCTTATGCTCTTCAATAG